From a region of the Streptomyces sp. NBC_00193 genome:
- a CDS encoding DUF397 domain-containing protein — protein MGTTQDLTGAQWRKSTYSGGTGGDCVECAPLGATAWRKASYSGTTGGECVEIAPQPSRVAVRDSKRPDGPAFTIAPEAFGAFVRSL, from the coding sequence ATGGGGACCACGCAGGACCTGACGGGCGCGCAGTGGCGTAAGTCCACCTACAGCGGTGGGACCGGCGGCGACTGCGTCGAGTGTGCCCCCCTCGGCGCGACCGCCTGGCGCAAGGCTTCGTACAGCGGGACCACCGGCGGCGAGTGCGTCGAGATCGCCCCTCAGCCCAGCCGGGTTGCCGTCCGTGACTCGAAGCGTCCCGACGGGCCCGCCTTCACCATCGCGCCCGAGGCGTTCGGAGCCTTCGTCCGGAGTCTCTGA
- a CDS encoding FAD/NAD(P)-binding protein, with product MDIAIVGAGAAAVGLLDALAATADRPGAITVFEPSPHLWRGRPYGPDLDTVLVNAPPAVMSIRHGDFGHYAAWLGPRGTAHLDERLDRPLVPRALYGAYLTHTAETALATLQEDGWRVRIVTARVTGAARSGTGWSLRTEDGRGHEADHLALCVGGGTPPDPYGLGGAPGFVGDPYPLARTLDGVPPGSGIAVIGSGLTAVDVVVSLAARGHTGPITLLSRSGVLPYVWQRPVEHRPRHVTAERVAALHRQQGAVTLDDLIGLLRAELAEAGEDFEAFAAELLAAESEEPVRRLRAQLAAVDDSGIGRRVLQETAHSVGPYAWRLLPETDRVRLRRHFRLATSVASPMVPVNAATMLRLLDSGQLTVAAGVRGIEAVDGVFRVHDADGGERTFDVAVNAVNPPPRAIPRAAGLLVTALVADGAAELHPAGGLVPADPRLHVVGDLAGGGPFITSSIAGVAAQANLVAQRLRTKAPNASGAMVKAGPSGRFESRTATRLG from the coding sequence ATGGACATCGCAATCGTCGGAGCCGGTGCCGCCGCCGTCGGCCTGCTGGACGCGCTGGCGGCCACCGCCGACCGCCCCGGGGCCATCACGGTCTTCGAGCCGTCCCCGCACCTGTGGCGAGGCCGCCCGTACGGCCCCGACCTGGACACGGTGCTGGTCAACGCACCACCGGCCGTCATGTCGATCCGCCATGGGGACTTCGGGCACTACGCGGCCTGGCTGGGCCCGCGCGGCACCGCCCACCTCGACGAACGGCTGGACCGGCCGCTGGTTCCCCGCGCGCTCTACGGCGCCTACCTGACGCACACCGCCGAGACGGCGCTCGCCACCCTGCAGGAAGACGGCTGGCGGGTCCGCATCGTCACCGCCCGCGTCACCGGGGCGGCCCGGTCCGGGACCGGCTGGTCGCTGCGCACCGAGGACGGACGCGGGCACGAGGCCGACCACCTGGCACTGTGCGTGGGCGGGGGAACTCCTCCGGACCCCTACGGTCTCGGCGGCGCACCCGGTTTCGTGGGCGATCCGTACCCGCTGGCGCGCACGCTCGACGGAGTGCCGCCCGGCAGCGGCATCGCGGTCATCGGGAGCGGCCTGACCGCGGTCGACGTCGTCGTGTCGCTCGCCGCTCGCGGGCACACCGGGCCGATCACCCTGCTGTCCCGCAGCGGTGTGCTGCCCTACGTCTGGCAGCGCCCGGTCGAGCACCGGCCGCGTCACGTGACCGCCGAGCGGGTGGCGGCGCTGCACCGGCAGCAGGGTGCCGTGACCCTCGACGACCTCATCGGGCTGCTGCGCGCCGAACTGGCCGAGGCGGGAGAGGACTTCGAAGCCTTCGCGGCCGAACTGCTGGCGGCCGAGTCCGAGGAGCCGGTCCGGCGCCTGCGGGCACAGCTGGCCGCCGTCGACGACTCCGGGATCGGCCGCCGGGTCCTCCAGGAGACGGCGCACAGCGTGGGCCCGTACGCGTGGCGGCTGCTCCCCGAGACGGATCGTGTGCGGCTGCGGCGTCACTTCCGCCTGGCCACGAGCGTGGCCTCACCGATGGTCCCGGTGAACGCCGCCACGATGCTGCGGCTGTTGGACTCCGGGCAGCTCACCGTCGCCGCGGGCGTCCGCGGGATCGAGGCGGTGGACGGGGTGTTCCGCGTCCACGACGCCGACGGCGGCGAGCGCACTTTCGACGTCGCCGTCAACGCCGTGAACCCGCCGCCGCGAGCGATCCCCCGGGCGGCCGGCCTGCTGGTCACGGCGCTCGTGGCCGACGGCGCGGCCGAACTGCACCCGGCCGGGGGCCTGGTTCCCGCCGACCCGCGCCTGCACGTGGTGGGAGACCTCGCCGGGGGCGGCCCGTTCATCACGTCGAGCATCGCGGGCGTGGCCGCGCAGGCGAACCTCGTCGCTCAGAGACTCCGGACGAAGGCTCCGAACGCCTCGGGCGCGATGGTGAAGGCGGGCCCGTCGGGACGCTTCGAGTCACGGACGGCAACCCGGCTGGGCTGA
- a CDS encoding helix-turn-helix transcriptional regulator gives MPDARRHAEVSSGHAKVLSGADRATDTRDLFHRTSAHLRRLLPFDSAVWAATDPETGLVTAPMVVENLGSGEGCAAYWESELLEENVLAFRDLARAAVPAAGLRAATGDLPARSARFRRLLGSQGVDDELRAVLRVGDRPWGVVSLFRMRGGPPFGQAETTLLAGLSGPLASRVRRFARPSASGGGPGAADAPAPGLVLFDPAGEPMSINEEARQYLAQLPEGPSVPSQLGLRLPIWVVAAALQARAIARGRDRAGGARVRIRTADGRWLTCHASCLSGPAGQPGPVALVIEPAAANDRAVLVAEAYGLTPRELEITQLITRGLPTADIASALFISPHTVRDHIKAVFGKAEVSTRGELVARLFAEHYRPGEGRPSNSVVDEHLEVVVTVGEHVRVGLVEELVPIVVGVLGPEFFPGDLHVLLTARRGVRRGHRQGQTGEVLPDDVVRRLGAGQQVDSAVGVLEVAELLQVLRVGVAAVGVGAHQPGPGVAAGRVPVPGRHPGRDARIGVGEFGDVEPETERLEFLRPRSRSSGGRGSAERAGQ, from the coding sequence ATGCCTGATGCGCGCCGCCACGCCGAGGTGTCGTCAGGTCACGCCAAGGTGCTGTCGGGTGCGGACCGGGCCACCGACACACGCGATCTCTTCCACCGGACATCCGCCCACCTGCGCCGGCTCCTGCCGTTCGACTCGGCCGTATGGGCGGCCACCGACCCGGAGACCGGCCTCGTCACCGCGCCGATGGTGGTGGAGAACCTCGGCTCCGGCGAAGGCTGCGCCGCCTACTGGGAGAGCGAACTCCTGGAGGAGAACGTCCTCGCGTTCCGGGACCTCGCCCGCGCCGCCGTTCCGGCGGCCGGTCTGCGCGCCGCCACCGGCGACCTGCCCGCACGCAGCGCACGCTTCCGCCGGCTCCTCGGGAGCCAGGGCGTGGACGACGAACTCCGGGCCGTGCTGCGGGTCGGCGACCGGCCGTGGGGCGTGGTGAGCCTGTTCCGCATGCGCGGTGGCCCCCCGTTCGGCCAGGCCGAGACCACGCTGCTCGCCGGTCTGTCGGGTCCGCTGGCCTCCCGGGTGCGCCGGTTCGCCCGCCCGTCCGCGTCCGGCGGCGGACCCGGCGCAGCCGACGCACCCGCGCCCGGACTGGTGCTCTTCGATCCGGCCGGCGAGCCGATGTCGATCAACGAGGAGGCGCGGCAGTACCTCGCGCAGCTCCCCGAAGGCCCGTCCGTCCCGTCGCAGTTGGGCCTGCGGCTGCCGATCTGGGTGGTCGCCGCCGCGCTCCAGGCACGGGCGATCGCCCGGGGCCGCGACCGGGCGGGCGGCGCGAGAGTACGCATCCGCACCGCCGACGGCCGCTGGCTGACCTGCCATGCCTCGTGCCTCAGCGGCCCCGCCGGGCAACCGGGTCCCGTGGCACTCGTCATCGAGCCGGCGGCCGCCAACGACCGGGCGGTCCTCGTCGCGGAGGCGTACGGCCTGACGCCGCGCGAGCTGGAGATCACCCAGCTCATCACGCGCGGGCTGCCCACCGCCGATATCGCCTCGGCGCTGTTCATCTCCCCGCACACCGTGCGCGACCACATCAAGGCCGTCTTCGGCAAGGCGGAGGTCTCCACCCGGGGCGAACTCGTCGCGAGACTGTTCGCCGAGCACTACCGGCCCGGTGAGGGTCGACCGTCGAACTCAGTGGTCGACGAACATCTCGAAGTCGTTGTAACCGTCGGCGAACACGTACGTGTAGGGCTTGTCGAAGAGCTTGTGCCAATTGTTGTTGGTGTCCTGGGCCCAGAGTTCTTCCCGGGTGATCTTCACGTTCTTCTGACGGCCCGGAGGGGTGTTCGGCGTGGTCACCGTCAGGGTCAGACTGGTGAGGTCCTTCCAGACGATGTGGTTCGCCGGCTTGGGGCCGGCCAGCAGGTTGACTCGGCTGTGGGTGTTCTGGAAGTCGCCGAACTTCTGCAGGTGCTCCGGGTCGGAGTCGCAGCCGTTGGTGTTGGTGCGCACCAGCCTGGTCCAGGTGTCGCTGCCGGACGGGTCCCTGTACCGGGCCGTCACCCAGGCCGGGATGCACGCATTGGTGTTGGAGAGTTCGGCGACGTCGAACCAGAGACTGAACGCCTTGAATTCCTCCGACCCCGCAGCCGCAGCAGCGGTGGCAGGGGAAGTGCTGAGCGAGCCGGCCAGTAG
- a CDS encoding bifunctional diguanylate cyclase/phosphodiesterase, translated as MTQRHPATPAATATPDRADDQAEHRTDHQADRQVDRQADRQADRQADHRADYRAAFNAAHLPMAVVDRTGHIAGANEALAALLGSEPHLLAGQSAADLVDLASEARTWHAYQEVLRGRQARLRCTRRLKHPDGHSLWTEITLGPVPGTDTGDVLLSVADISDRRDLQARLRHLQMHDPVTRLPNRALFFERLSAALEASSYGQSGAGRIGLCYLDLDGFKAVNDTLGHRVGDRLLTAVAQRLTQCADQSGYGRTGGHLVARLGGDEFALLVEDSTGTEQLADLARSVLAAVQEPFDLAGQRLSVSASIGVVERAAAGTSATALMQAADTTLYWAKADGKARWTLFDPERNAHRMTRQALSSTLRPAVERGEFIVEYQPLVDLESGAVRGVEALVRWNHPQFGTLTPNRFIGIAEEDGSIVQLGRWVLQTACRQARRWQIEQPSDSPVFVSVNVAVRQVWDSDLVGDVAEILAETGLAPQLLQLELTESAVMGSAGRPLQALQALSDMGVRIAIDDFGTGYSNLAYLSRLPVSVLKLDGSFVRGFRYEEGSHPNPADETIVEALVQLAHRLGLTVTAECVETAGQAARLRRVGCDTGQGWLYSRAVAPEEIADIIGRQLAAAAAGTATDPGQPEGPAPHPEV; from the coding sequence ATGACGCAGCGTCACCCGGCGACGCCGGCGGCGACGGCAACCCCGGACCGTGCCGACGACCAGGCCGAGCACCGGACCGACCACCAGGCCGACCGACAGGTGGACCGGCAGGCGGACCGACAGGCCGACCGACAGGCCGACCACCGGGCCGATTACCGGGCCGCCTTCAACGCGGCCCACCTCCCCATGGCCGTCGTCGACCGCACCGGCCACATCGCCGGAGCCAACGAGGCCCTCGCCGCGCTCCTCGGCTCCGAGCCGCACCTCCTCGCCGGGCAGTCCGCCGCCGACCTCGTCGACCTGGCCTCCGAGGCCCGGACCTGGCACGCCTACCAGGAGGTGCTGCGCGGACGGCAGGCCCGGCTCCGCTGCACCCGCCGCCTCAAGCACCCCGACGGGCACTCCCTGTGGACCGAGATCACCCTCGGCCCCGTCCCCGGGACCGACACCGGTGACGTGCTCCTCTCCGTCGCCGACATCAGCGACCGGCGCGACCTCCAGGCCCGGCTGCGCCACCTCCAGATGCACGACCCGGTGACCCGGCTGCCCAACCGGGCGCTGTTCTTCGAGCGGCTCTCCGCCGCCCTGGAAGCGTCCTCGTACGGGCAGAGCGGGGCGGGCCGGATCGGCCTGTGCTACCTGGACCTCGACGGGTTCAAGGCCGTCAACGACACCCTCGGCCACCGGGTCGGCGACCGGCTGCTGACCGCCGTGGCCCAGCGGCTCACCCAGTGCGCCGACCAGTCCGGCTACGGGCGCACCGGCGGCCACCTGGTGGCCCGGCTCGGCGGCGACGAGTTCGCCCTGCTGGTCGAGGACTCCACCGGCACCGAGCAGCTCGCGGACCTGGCGCGGAGCGTCCTGGCCGCCGTACAGGAGCCCTTCGACCTGGCCGGTCAGCGACTGTCGGTCTCCGCGTCGATCGGGGTGGTCGAGCGGGCGGCCGCCGGGACCTCGGCGACCGCGCTGATGCAGGCCGCGGACACCACGCTGTACTGGGCCAAGGCGGACGGCAAGGCCCGCTGGACCCTCTTCGACCCGGAGCGCAACGCACACCGGATGACCCGCCAGGCCCTGTCCTCGACGCTGCGGCCGGCCGTGGAGCGCGGCGAGTTCATCGTGGAGTACCAGCCGCTGGTGGACCTGGAGAGCGGGGCGGTGCGCGGGGTCGAGGCCCTGGTGCGCTGGAACCACCCGCAGTTCGGCACGCTGACGCCGAATCGGTTCATCGGAATTGCCGAAGAGGACGGTTCCATCGTCCAGTTGGGCCGCTGGGTGCTGCAGACCGCCTGCCGGCAGGCCCGGCGCTGGCAGATCGAGCAGCCCAGCGACTCCCCCGTCTTCGTCTCCGTCAACGTGGCCGTGCGCCAGGTCTGGGACTCCGACCTGGTCGGCGACGTGGCCGAGATCCTGGCGGAGACCGGCCTCGCACCCCAGCTGCTCCAGCTCGAACTGACGGAGTCGGCCGTCATGGGCTCGGCGGGCCGCCCGCTCCAGGCCCTCCAGGCCCTGAGCGACATGGGGGTGCGGATCGCCATCGACGACTTCGGCACCGGCTACTCGAACCTGGCCTACCTCAGCCGCCTGCCCGTCTCCGTCCTCAAGCTGGACGGCTCCTTCGTCCGCGGCTTCCGCTACGAGGAGGGCTCCCACCCGAACCCGGCCGACGAGACCATCGTCGAGGCCCTGGTGCAGCTCGCCCACCGGCTGGGCCTGACGGTGACCGCGGAATGCGTGGAGACCGCCGGCCAGGCGGCCCGCCTGCGGCGCGTCGGCTGCGACACCGGCCAGGGCTGGCTGTACTCCCGGGCGGTGGCCCCGGAGGAGATCGCCGACATCATCGGCCGCCAACTGGCCGCCGCCGCCGCGGGAACGGCTACGGACCCCGGGCAGCCCGAGGGGCCCGCCCCGCACCCCGAGGTCTGA
- a CDS encoding M6 family metalloprotease domain-containing protein: MPRQQTPGGVDRSRMRTTAAALTSLTALAAMSLVAGPAVAAPGAGPCALTRTAAHHSLGLDSWNGAYPKPERTLNAVMVFLSFPDHRTTLTTGELTADYFPATSEFFERASYGRFRLVPHPQKQWIQMPKPSVAYGIQRDWAPADRAAYLRDAVAGADPSVDFSRYDVVYFVADPDAPGVDSDATKVVNFEQPIRADGADLRRIVTVFEKHPPDRNVLAHETGHVFDLPDLYHRPSDGKGDWDTYVGDWDVMGSQFGMAPDLFAWQKWKLGWLDASQVDCVGSGSSLHTLQPLSEAPRPGGTGGTRLAVVRTGPGSAIAVEARGSAGNDGDTCTEGVLIYRVRNEAASGGGPIEVVDAHPNTEACWDRSVYPPLADAPLEVGETFTIPEERITVEVADRTQSGAYTVKITRER, encoded by the coding sequence GTGCCGCGACAGCAGACACCCGGGGGAGTGGACCGCTCCCGCATGCGAACCACGGCGGCGGCGCTCACTTCCCTGACGGCGCTCGCCGCCATGTCGCTCGTCGCGGGACCCGCGGTCGCCGCTCCCGGAGCCGGACCCTGCGCGCTGACCCGTACGGCGGCCCACCACTCCCTGGGCCTGGACAGCTGGAACGGCGCCTACCCCAAGCCCGAGCGCACCCTCAACGCGGTCATGGTCTTCCTCTCCTTCCCCGACCACCGCACCACCCTGACCACCGGGGAACTCACCGCCGACTACTTCCCGGCGACCAGCGAGTTCTTCGAGCGGGCCTCCTACGGCCGCTTCCGGCTGGTCCCGCACCCGCAGAAGCAGTGGATCCAGATGCCGAAGCCGTCCGTCGCCTACGGGATACAGCGCGACTGGGCCCCGGCGGACCGGGCCGCCTACCTGCGCGACGCGGTGGCCGGAGCCGACCCGTCGGTGGACTTCAGCCGGTACGACGTCGTCTACTTCGTCGCCGACCCGGACGCGCCCGGCGTCGACTCCGATGCCACCAAGGTCGTCAACTTCGAGCAGCCGATCCGGGCGGACGGAGCCGACCTGCGCCGCATCGTCACGGTCTTCGAGAAGCACCCGCCGGACCGCAACGTGCTGGCCCACGAGACCGGGCACGTCTTCGACCTGCCGGACCTCTACCACCGCCCCTCGGACGGCAAGGGCGACTGGGACACGTACGTGGGGGACTGGGACGTCATGGGCAGCCAGTTCGGCATGGCCCCGGACCTCTTCGCCTGGCAGAAGTGGAAGCTCGGCTGGCTGGACGCCTCCCAGGTGGACTGCGTGGGATCCGGCTCCTCCCTGCACACCCTCCAGCCGCTGTCCGAGGCCCCGCGTCCGGGCGGTACGGGCGGCACCCGGCTCGCGGTGGTCCGTACGGGACCCGGCAGCGCGATCGCCGTCGAGGCACGGGGCTCCGCCGGCAACGACGGGGACACCTGCACCGAAGGGGTCCTCATCTACCGGGTCCGCAACGAGGCGGCCTCGGGCGGCGGGCCGATCGAGGTCGTGGACGCGCACCCGAACACCGAGGCCTGCTGGGACCGGTCGGTGTACCCGCCGCTGGCGGACGCCCCGCTGGAGGTGGGGGAGACCTTCACCATTCCGGAGGAGCGGATCACCGTGGAGGTGGCGGACCGCACGCAGTCGGGCGCGTACACCGTGAAGATCACGCGGGAGCGGTAG
- a CDS encoding alpha/beta hydrolase, producing MVTRRSLLILAGSSAGAVVLPSVPARAAGHGGQVIDLPAPTSRRPVGTVDLHLVDHDRDDPLAPDRRPRELMVQLWYPALSTTGFRRAPYTTSRVAAALETGLPLKAGTLSAVRPHARTGAPAVPGALPLVLLGHGRKGGRGNCTALAEELASYGYLVAGIDHTYDAAVVEFPDGRAVHSVLPEESDDWDRQERLEIAARVGDLRFVATTLTRRRRSPCADPRRIGVVGHSMGGAAAAELLRVDDRFAVGVNLDGALFGSSVADLGLDRPYLLLTALEDHDTWRRWREHQRGWGRQLRARDTGHLTYTDLPHFAVPGGLAEAWPPDLYAELLGTLDPARSTELIRTYTRLCLDRFLKGRPSPLLNAPSPRYPEIGFRWTRG from the coding sequence ATGGTCACGCGCCGGTCCCTTCTGATCCTCGCCGGATCGAGCGCGGGGGCGGTCGTCCTGCCCTCCGTGCCCGCGCGGGCCGCCGGGCACGGAGGGCAGGTCATCGATCTTCCCGCCCCCACCTCCCGGCGGCCGGTGGGCACCGTCGACCTGCACCTGGTCGACCACGACCGCGACGACCCCCTCGCACCGGACCGCAGGCCGCGCGAACTCATGGTGCAGCTCTGGTACCCCGCGCTCTCCACCACCGGCTTCCGCCGGGCCCCGTACACCACGAGCCGGGTCGCCGCCGCCCTCGAAACGGGCCTGCCGCTCAAGGCGGGCACCCTGAGCGCCGTACGTCCGCACGCCCGGACCGGTGCACCGGCCGTGCCGGGAGCGCTGCCGCTGGTGCTGCTCGGGCACGGGCGCAAGGGCGGCCGCGGCAATTGCACCGCCCTGGCCGAGGAGCTCGCCTCGTACGGGTACCTGGTCGCGGGCATCGACCACACCTACGACGCCGCGGTGGTGGAGTTCCCGGACGGCCGGGCCGTCCACAGCGTGCTGCCCGAGGAGTCCGACGACTGGGACCGGCAGGAACGCCTCGAAATAGCCGCGCGCGTCGGTGACCTGCGGTTCGTCGCCACGACCCTGACCCGTCGGCGCCGGTCGCCCTGTGCGGACCCCCGCCGGATCGGCGTCGTCGGGCATTCCATGGGCGGGGCCGCCGCCGCCGAGCTCCTGCGGGTGGACGACCGCTTCGCCGTCGGCGTCAATCTCGACGGCGCACTGTTCGGCTCATCGGTGGCCGACCTCGGGCTGGACCGCCCCTACCTGCTGCTCACCGCACTGGAGGACCACGACACCTGGCGGCGCTGGCGCGAGCACCAGCGCGGCTGGGGCCGCCAGCTGCGGGCGCGCGACACCGGCCACCTCACCTACACCGACCTGCCGCACTTCGCCGTCCCGGGCGGCCTGGCGGAGGCCTGGCCGCCCGACCTGTACGCCGAACTGCTCGGGACCCTGGACCCGGCCCGCTCGACCGAGCTGATCCGGACCTACACCCGCCTGTGCCTCGACCGGTTCCTGAAGGGCCGGCCGTCGCCCCTGCTGAACGCGCCTTCCCCGCGCTACCCGGAGATCGGCTTCCGCTGGACCCGCGGCTGA
- a CDS encoding M20 family metallopeptidase, with product MADGVHETLDKLCDEGIEQVIGWRRHLHRNPELPNREAATARLVARELAGFGLDEVRTGIAGHGVVGVLRGGLPGDRVAALRADMDALPVPDRCGADFAATGQASHACGHDCHTAMLLGAARALADVRVRERLPGTVLFVFQPAEEGPPVDEEGGARLMVAEGAFADPVPTMAFGMHVTPHPKGWVGYKSGPMYGASCLVRVTVTGRQAHASSPWYGVDPMPAVGALLTGIGQLYRQVSAFSPVTVSIGHIEDVGRYNVIGETVTLWGTIRCAEERDMPEVKRRLTALAEHTAEAYGASATVELLQDVPAVRNDAAWVGAALPTLRRVAGTDRVVEVGGTLGYDDVSELITRFGGLYVMLGVQDTALDPASGEPVPVPGGRGLVGNHHPGFYADDDTLITGVRLHAHAAYDHLAGALVTR from the coding sequence ATGGCCGATGGTGTGCACGAGACGCTGGACAAGCTCTGCGACGAGGGCATCGAGCAGGTGATCGGCTGGCGCCGTCACCTCCACCGGAATCCGGAGCTGCCGAACCGCGAGGCCGCCACCGCGCGGCTCGTGGCGCGGGAGCTCGCCGGGTTCGGACTGGACGAGGTGCGGACCGGCATCGCCGGGCACGGGGTGGTCGGGGTGCTGCGCGGCGGCCTGCCCGGGGACCGGGTGGCGGCGCTGCGGGCCGACATGGACGCGCTGCCCGTCCCCGACCGGTGCGGCGCGGACTTCGCCGCCACCGGGCAGGCCTCGCACGCCTGCGGCCACGACTGCCACACCGCGATGCTCCTCGGAGCCGCGCGCGCACTGGCCGACGTACGGGTGCGGGAGCGGCTGCCCGGAACCGTGCTGTTCGTGTTCCAGCCCGCCGAGGAGGGCCCGCCGGTGGACGAGGAGGGCGGGGCGCGCCTGATGGTGGCCGAGGGGGCCTTCGCGGACCCCGTCCCCACGATGGCCTTCGGCATGCACGTCACCCCGCACCCCAAGGGCTGGGTGGGCTACAAGTCCGGCCCGATGTACGGGGCCTCCTGCCTGGTCCGCGTCACGGTCACCGGCCGGCAGGCCCACGCCTCCTCGCCCTGGTACGGCGTCGATCCGATGCCCGCCGTCGGGGCGCTGCTGACCGGGATCGGCCAGCTCTACCGGCAGGTGTCGGCGTTCTCCCCGGTCACGGTCTCCATCGGCCACATCGAGGACGTCGGCCGGTACAACGTCATCGGTGAAACCGTCACCCTGTGGGGCACGATCCGCTGCGCCGAGGAGCGGGACATGCCCGAGGTCAAGCGCCGGCTGACCGCGCTGGCCGAGCACACCGCCGAGGCCTACGGGGCCTCCGCGACCGTCGAGCTGCTCCAGGACGTGCCCGCCGTGCGCAACGACGCGGCCTGGGTCGGGGCCGCGCTGCCCACCCTGCGCCGGGTCGCGGGCACGGACCGGGTGGTGGAGGTCGGCGGCACGCTCGGCTACGACGACGTCTCCGAGCTCATCACCCGCTTCGGCGGGCTGTACGTGATGCTCGGCGTCCAGGACACCGCCCTGGACCCGGCGAGCGGCGAGCCGGTGCCTGTCCCCGGCGGCCGGGGTCTGGTGGGCAACCACCACCCCGGTTTCTACGCCGACGACGACACCCTGATCACGGGCGTACGGCTGCACGCGCACGCCGCGTACGACCACCTGGCCGGGGCGCTCGTCACGCGCTGA
- a CDS encoding NADPH-dependent FMN reductase, with protein sequence MNPNPNPNPIRLHVISASVRPTSAARPLAHWAAAQARARFEVTPVDLAEIALPFLDEPEYASTGIYAHAHTRAWSALVDSADAFLFVLPMYNGGFTAPFKNAIDFLYREWQGKPAGLLSYSAGGSGGAPAGRMLRPVLESVGMVPTEASAAVPGITGLVTADGFRAPEGLAAELAAVLDELAALARTPVSA encoded by the coding sequence GTGAACCCGAACCCGAACCCAAACCCGATCCGCCTGCACGTCATCTCCGCCTCCGTCCGCCCCACCTCCGCCGCGCGCCCCCTGGCCCACTGGGCGGCCGCCCAGGCGCGGGCACGCTTCGAGGTCACCCCCGTCGACCTCGCCGAGATCGCCCTGCCCTTCCTGGACGAGCCCGAATACGCCTCGACCGGCATCTACGCCCACGCCCACACCCGCGCGTGGAGCGCCCTGGTCGACTCCGCCGACGCCTTCCTCTTCGTCCTGCCGATGTACAACGGCGGCTTCACCGCACCCTTCAAGAACGCCATCGACTTCCTCTACCGCGAATGGCAGGGCAAGCCCGCCGGCCTGCTCTCCTACAGCGCGGGCGGCTCCGGCGGCGCCCCGGCCGGCCGGATGCTGCGGCCGGTGCTGGAGTCCGTCGGCATGGTGCCGACCGAGGCCTCGGCGGCCGTCCCGGGGATCACGGGGCTGGTCACGGCCGACGGGTTCCGGGCCCCGGAGGGCCTCGCCGCCGAGCTGGCGGCCGTGCTGGACGAGCTCGCCGCCCTGGCGAGGACGCCGGTCAGCGCGTGA
- a CDS encoding MarR family winged helix-turn-helix transcriptional regulator has protein sequence MAENETGNESAPRWLSEPEQQAWYAWRRMFPLVNADIARDLTQDSGLSEADYDVLSVLGSTDGHRMRISALAVLMQWSRSRLSHQLTRMEQRGIVRREEVADDGRGAEVVLTEQGVTTITTAAPLHVESVRRHLIDILTPEQLRTFAEVGELLRTRLGVERKTR, from the coding sequence ATGGCCGAGAACGAGACGGGGAACGAGAGTGCGCCGCGCTGGCTCAGTGAGCCCGAACAGCAGGCGTGGTACGCCTGGCGGCGGATGTTTCCGCTGGTCAACGCCGATATCGCGCGCGATCTGACCCAGGACAGCGGGCTCTCCGAAGCCGACTACGACGTCCTGTCCGTCCTCGGCTCCACCGACGGCCACCGCATGCGCATCAGCGCCCTCGCCGTCCTCATGCAGTGGTCCCGCAGCAGGCTCTCCCACCAGCTCACCCGGATGGAGCAGCGGGGCATCGTCCGCCGCGAAGAGGTGGCCGACGACGGGCGCGGCGCCGAAGTGGTGCTCACCGAGCAGGGCGTCACCACGATCACGACGGCCGCCCCGCTCCACGTGGAATCGGTGCGCCGCCACCTGATCGACATCCTGACCCCGGAACAGCTGCGCACCTTCGCCGAGGTGGGCGAACTGCTCCGCACCCGCCTCGGCGTGGAGCGCAAGACCCGCTGA